One stretch of Halococcus sediminicola DNA includes these proteins:
- a CDS encoding helix-turn-helix domain-containing protein codes for MREFTFTIEYERGADPIMDAFIDDPDAVARSLDGFVTEERFWRIERIAGSPATLDRIEAIRFDDDTCGESLTERDCEAQRYHDVLERGENRLVVYTYLDEISACESVHTLSGKHLPPGLVFETLRSENRHSWRVLMRSDAKVGVLYDELAARLRDGLSFRMGHLRDADGWQRDSLASVSVAAEQRAALQAAVEDGYYETPRETTLDELADELDIPRSTLSYRLRQAESQLARRYVADDERDRWLR; via the coding sequence ATGCGGGAGTTCACGTTCACCATCGAGTACGAGCGCGGGGCCGACCCCATCATGGACGCCTTCATCGACGATCCCGATGCAGTGGCGCGCTCGCTCGACGGCTTCGTGACCGAAGAGCGGTTCTGGCGCATCGAGCGCATCGCCGGCTCGCCGGCGACGCTCGACCGCATCGAGGCGATCCGCTTCGACGACGACACCTGCGGCGAGTCGCTCACCGAACGCGACTGCGAGGCACAGCGCTATCACGACGTGCTCGAACGCGGCGAGAACCGACTCGTCGTCTACACTTATCTCGACGAGATCAGCGCCTGCGAGTCCGTCCACACCCTCTCGGGAAAACATCTCCCGCCCGGACTCGTCTTCGAAACCCTCCGAAGCGAGAACCGTCACTCCTGGCGCGTGCTGATGCGCTCAGATGCAAAGGTAGGCGTGCTCTACGACGAACTCGCCGCCCGGCTGCGCGACGGGCTCTCCTTTCGGATGGGCCATCTCCGCGACGCCGACGGCTGGCAGCGCGACTCGCTGGCGTCGGTCTCGGTGGCGGCCGAACAGCGCGCGGCGCTCCAGGCGGCCGTCGAGGACGGGTACTACGAAACCCCACGAGAGACGACGCTCGACGAACTCGCCGACGAGCTCGATATCCCCCGTTCGACGCTTTCCTATCGGCTCCGACAGGCAGAGAGCCAGCTCGCGCGCCGCTACGTCGCCGACGACGAGCGCGATCGCTGGCTCCGGTAG
- a CDS encoding DUF7838 family putative zinc beta-ribbon protein, whose translation MSLEREQRCPVCDDQRVFYRAASTTLHLGEKTKWRCPDCGYGFVTIGDEIDTSASA comes from the coding sequence ATGAGCCTCGAACGCGAACAGCGCTGTCCGGTGTGTGACGACCAACGAGTGTTCTACCGTGCGGCGAGCACGACGCTGCATCTCGGCGAGAAGACCAAATGGCGCTGTCCCGATTGTGGGTACGGGTTCGTCACAATCGGTGACGAGATCGACACGAGCGCGTCCGCGTAG
- the trkA gene encoding Trk system potassium transporter TrkA, whose protein sequence is MRVIIVGAGQVGSSIAESLDDDHEVVVIDTDDNRVESLTYSLDVLAIEGNGTSLSTLREAGVEQADMVIASTDDDETNIVTCATAKTASDPFTIARVRSTNYLATWEEAGGAFGVDFMVSTNLLAAETIARVIGLPAAQNVDVFAEGSVLLAEFCIPENSPVAGQTVAEADHFTELTLAAVLREEGVLIPEGETELEAGDEIIVIGSPESTRAFAADLAPDRDSDGQDVVIIGGSEIAVQTAQLLEERGLYPRLIERDEGRARELAEALPHTTVMSSDATDREFLAREHVGDADVAIAALGSDEKNLLASLLATRVGVSRTVAVVESAEYTDLFEAVGVGAAINPRDATAEEIIRFTLDGHMENIAIIDHDRAEVLEIEIGPDSSLADRPISESAADLPAQVTVGAITRDGEFITPRGDTVVEVGDHVVVFAQTDAIDAVARRV, encoded by the coding sequence GTGCGCGTGATCATCGTCGGGGCCGGACAGGTCGGCTCCTCGATCGCCGAGAGCCTCGACGACGATCACGAGGTCGTCGTGATCGACACCGACGACAACCGCGTCGAATCGCTCACCTACTCGCTCGACGTGCTCGCCATCGAGGGCAACGGCACGTCGCTTTCGACGCTGCGGGAGGCCGGCGTTGAGCAGGCGGACATGGTCATCGCGAGCACCGACGACGACGAGACGAACATCGTCACCTGCGCGACGGCCAAGACGGCGAGCGACCCCTTCACCATCGCCCGCGTCAGATCGACGAACTACCTGGCGACGTGGGAGGAAGCCGGCGGCGCGTTCGGCGTCGATTTCATGGTCTCGACGAACCTGCTGGCCGCCGAGACCATCGCCCGCGTCATCGGGCTGCCGGCCGCCCAGAACGTCGATGTCTTCGCCGAAGGGAGCGTCCTGTTGGCGGAGTTCTGCATCCCCGAGAACAGTCCCGTCGCGGGCCAGACGGTCGCCGAGGCTGACCACTTCACCGAACTCACCCTCGCGGCCGTGCTCCGCGAGGAGGGCGTTCTCATCCCGGAAGGCGAGACGGAACTCGAAGCCGGCGACGAGATCATCGTCATCGGCAGCCCCGAGAGCACGCGCGCGTTCGCCGCCGACCTCGCGCCCGACCGCGACAGCGACGGACAGGACGTCGTCATCATCGGCGGGAGCGAGATCGCCGTCCAGACGGCCCAACTGCTCGAAGAGCGAGGGCTGTACCCGCGACTCATCGAGCGCGACGAGGGGCGCGCGCGCGAACTCGCCGAGGCCCTCCCTCATACTACTGTTATGTCGAGCGACGCCACCGACCGGGAGTTCCTCGCGCGCGAACACGTCGGCGACGCCGACGTGGCCATCGCCGCGCTCGGCTCCGACGAGAAGAACCTGCTGGCATCGCTGCTCGCCACGCGTGTCGGCGTCAGTCGGACGGTGGCGGTCGTCGAGAGCGCCGAATACACCGATCTCTTCGAGGCGGTCGGCGTCGGCGCGGCCATCAACCCGCGCGATGCGACCGCCGAGGAGATCATCCGCTTCACCCTCGACGGCCACATGGAGAACATCGCCATCATCGATCACGACCGCGCCGAAGTCCTCGAAATCGAGATCGGCCCCGACAGCTCACTCGCCGACCGCCCCATCAGCGAGTCCGCCGCCGACCTCCCGGCACAGGTCACCGTCGGCGCGATAACCCGCGATGGTGAGTTCATCACCCCGCGGGGCGATACGGTGGTCGAGGTGGGTGACCACGTCGTCGTCTTCGCACAAACCGACGCCATCGACGCGGTGGCACGCCGCGTCTGA
- a CDS encoding sulfurtransferase, with protein MTDHATDVLVPPEWVAARLDEFVADDPAARLLEVDLDPSSYETGHIPGATKLDWKEDLQDSTAFDIPSVADFEALLGEIGITPDSTVVVYGDMMNWFAGYGYWLLSYYGHADVRLLDGGRDGWLAEDYDLTDEVPEFGPQSYTGASPNEAIRVDRAAVETAMTRETSLVDVRTPEEYRGEVLAPPGWNEGVQRGGHIPGAVNVPWSQVVDADGRFKSEETIRNIYREAGIDEEVVVYCRIGERSALTWFVLHELLDYGSVRNYYGSWVEWGNTVGAPIERGRRAGIRGE; from the coding sequence ATGACCGACCACGCGACGGACGTGCTCGTCCCGCCGGAGTGGGTCGCGGCGCGCCTCGACGAGTTCGTGGCCGACGACCCCGCCGCCCGCCTGCTCGAGGTCGATCTCGACCCGAGCAGCTACGAGACGGGCCACATCCCAGGAGCGACGAAGCTCGACTGGAAGGAGGATCTCCAGGACTCGACGGCGTTCGACATCCCGTCGGTCGCCGACTTCGAGGCGCTGCTCGGCGAGATCGGTATCACCCCCGACTCGACCGTCGTCGTCTACGGCGACATGATGAACTGGTTCGCCGGCTACGGCTACTGGCTGCTCAGCTACTACGGCCACGCCGACGTCCGCCTGCTCGACGGCGGCCGCGACGGCTGGCTCGCCGAAGACTACGACCTCACCGATGAAGTTCCGGAATTCGGCCCGCAGTCGTACACCGGCGCGAGCCCCAACGAAGCGATCCGTGTCGACCGCGCGGCAGTCGAGACGGCGATGACTCGTGAAACCTCGCTGGTCGACGTCCGAACCCCCGAGGAGTACCGCGGCGAGGTGCTCGCGCCGCCGGGCTGGAACGAGGGCGTCCAGCGCGGCGGGCACATCCCCGGCGCGGTGAACGTCCCGTGGAGCCAGGTCGTCGACGCCGACGGCCGGTTCAAATCCGAAGAAACCATCCGGAACATCTACCGCGAGGCGGGCATCGACGAGGAGGTGGTCGTCTACTGTCGCATCGGCGAGCGCTCGGCGCTGACCTGGTTCGTCCTCCACGAGCTGCTCGACTACGGGAGCGTGCGCAACTACTACGGCTCGTGGGTCGAGTGGGGTAATACCGTCGGCGCGCCCATCGAGCGCGGTCGGCGGGCCGGCATCCGCGGCGAGTAG
- a CDS encoding helix-turn-helix transcriptional regulator, which translates to MDTERLVELVRRAPVLAALQEAGAMDRRELETHLDVSKSTVHRLTRSLRERGLVEREAGAFVLTPLGTVCATEVTAFATTIDSATALAPMVATADAHDVAFDVGAFADATVTTAAPGNPYRPVERFMALVSRTDELRGLDPATINPLHVDALYERIVDGMATEVVFPPAVVEELLETNPDRAEHVIESGNLTMLVNDDLPFGLTLCDERVGVGIYDDDTGLLRTYADTDAPAAREWAEDVYASYRADAISLDDHPSLSRLSPGAAPGEHE; encoded by the coding sequence ATGGACACCGAGCGCCTCGTCGAACTCGTCAGGCGTGCGCCAGTGCTCGCAGCGCTGCAAGAGGCCGGAGCGATGGACCGACGTGAACTGGAGACGCATCTCGACGTCTCGAAATCCACCGTCCACCGTCTCACGCGCTCGCTCAGGGAGCGTGGTCTCGTCGAGCGCGAGGCGGGCGCGTTCGTGCTCACGCCGTTGGGGACGGTGTGTGCGACGGAGGTCACGGCGTTCGCGACGACCATCGACTCGGCGACGGCGCTCGCGCCGATGGTGGCCACCGCGGACGCCCACGACGTCGCCTTCGACGTCGGCGCGTTCGCCGACGCGACCGTGACGACGGCCGCACCGGGCAACCCGTACCGGCCGGTCGAGCGGTTCATGGCGCTCGTCAGCAGAACCGACGAACTCCGCGGTCTCGACCCGGCGACCATCAACCCGCTGCACGTCGACGCCCTCTACGAACGTATCGTCGACGGCATGGCGACCGAGGTGGTCTTCCCGCCGGCGGTCGTCGAGGAACTCCTCGAAACCAACCCCGACCGCGCCGAGCACGTCATCGAGAGCGGTAATCTCACCATGCTGGTCAATGACGACCTCCCCTTCGGGCTGACGCTCTGTGACGAGCGCGTCGGTGTCGGCATCTACGACGACGACACCGGACTCCTGCGGACGTACGCCGACACCGACGCGCCCGCCGCGCGCGAGTGGGCCGAGGACGTCTATGCGAGCTACCGCGCCGACGCGATCTCGCTCGACGACCACCCCAGCCTCTCCCGACTCTCCCCCGGCGCGGCACCCGGCGAGCATGAATAG
- a CDS encoding YeiH family protein: MVNVRESVLPGIGVLVVIGLAARALATVVPTSHLILAIVVGLLVGNLYGVPDWASAGVGTNKLWLEGGIVLMGASVALDRVVDAGPTILLLVIATVMTTILTVEVLARGAFGIRGKIGSLLAAGSSICGVSAVVATAGSIEADEDQIAYAAATVLLFDAVTLLAYPALGHLFGLSDKVFGVWAGLTMFSTGPVTAAGFAFSQAAGQWALLVKLTRNALIGLAAIAYALYYIRRSGGERGDAVPGGIGYLWHSFPKFVLGFLGLMLVANTGVLGGAQLASLEHAADWLFLLAFAGLGLDIRLDELRSTGLKPVLAVLVSLICVSTVCLLVLTTLF, from the coding sequence GTGGTGAACGTCCGCGAGTCGGTGCTGCCTGGTATCGGCGTGCTCGTGGTCATCGGACTGGCCGCGCGGGCGCTCGCGACGGTCGTCCCGACGAGCCACCTGATCCTCGCGATCGTCGTCGGGCTGCTCGTCGGCAACCTCTACGGCGTGCCCGACTGGGCGAGCGCCGGGGTCGGAACGAACAAGCTCTGGCTCGAAGGCGGGATCGTCCTGATGGGCGCGAGCGTCGCCCTCGATCGCGTCGTCGACGCCGGCCCGACGATCCTCCTCCTCGTGATCGCCACGGTGATGACGACCATTCTGACTGTCGAAGTGCTCGCGCGCGGCGCGTTCGGCATCCGCGGGAAGATCGGTTCGTTGCTCGCGGCCGGATCGAGCATCTGTGGCGTCTCGGCGGTCGTCGCGACGGCCGGCAGCATCGAGGCCGACGAGGACCAGATCGCCTACGCGGCCGCCACGGTACTACTGTTCGACGCCGTGACGCTGCTCGCCTACCCAGCGCTCGGTCACCTCTTCGGGCTCTCGGACAAGGTCTTCGGCGTCTGGGCGGGGCTGACGATGTTCAGTACCGGCCCCGTGACCGCCGCCGGCTTCGCCTTCTCACAGGCGGCCGGCCAGTGGGCGCTCCTGGTTAAGCTCACGCGCAACGCGCTCATCGGCCTCGCGGCTATCGCCTACGCGCTCTACTACATCCGTCGTTCGGGCGGCGAGCGCGGGGACGCCGTTCCCGGCGGCATCGGCTACCTCTGGCACTCGTTTCCGAAGTTCGTCCTCGGCTTTCTGGGACTCATGCTGGTCGCGAACACCGGCGTGCTCGGTGGAGCCCAGCTCGCCTCGCTCGAACACGCCGCCGACTGGCTATTCCTGTTGGCCTTCGCCGGTCTCGGACTCGACATCCGCCTCGACGAACTCCGCTCGACGGGTCTCAAACCGGTCCTGGCCGTGCTCGTGAGCCTCATCTGTGTGAGCACCGTCTGTCTGCTCGTCCTCACGACGCTGTTTTAG
- a CDS encoding rubrerythrin-like domain-containing protein, translating to MYDVVEESERESTYECLQCGKIVERKTHPGECSCGGSFQNRAMSLE from the coding sequence ATGTACGACGTCGTCGAGGAGTCGGAGCGCGAGTCGACCTACGAATGTCTCCAGTGTGGCAAGATCGTCGAGCGAAAGACTCATCCCGGCGAGTGCTCCTGTGGCGGGAGCTTCCAGAACCGGGCGATGTCGCTCGAATAG
- a CDS encoding plastocyanin/azurin family copper-binding protein, giving the protein MQRTNRRRFLAGIATASAALAAGCSSGSSSGDGGDGSGGGNGTTSGGAGETTSGESAGAGTDGSAGSTSDGNATTGGNGTSASSASSGEMTTVAAGPDGKLVFEPEHVEVSVGDTVSWEFESAGHNVSAVPKDSEKVSLPDGAKPFASHESGDPYAVVEEGKTYEHTFETAGEYTYVCIPHVSSGMVGTVTVTE; this is encoded by the coding sequence ATGCAACGAACGAATCGGCGACGGTTCCTCGCCGGCATCGCCACGGCCAGCGCCGCACTCGCGGCCGGCTGTAGCAGCGGTTCCTCCAGCGGCGACGGCGGCGACGGTAGCGGCGGCGGGAACGGGACGACGAGCGGTGGCGCTGGCGAAACGACGAGCGGCGAGAGCGCCGGTGCGGGCACCGACGGAAGCGCCGGATCGACGAGCGATGGCAACGCAACGACCGGTGGGAACGGAACGAGTGCCAGTAGTGCGAGTAGCGGAGAGATGACCACGGTCGCGGCTGGCCCGGACGGGAAACTCGTCTTCGAGCCGGAGCACGTGGAGGTGTCGGTCGGTGACACGGTGTCGTGGGAGTTCGAGAGCGCCGGTCACAACGTCAGTGCCGTGCCGAAGGACAGCGAGAAAGTGAGCCTCCCCGACGGCGCGAAGCCGTTTGCCTCCCACGAGAGCGGCGACCCCTACGCCGTGGTTGAGGAGGGCAAGACCTACGAACACACCTTCGAGACCGCCGGCGAGTATACCTACGTCTGCATCCCCCACGTCAGTTCGGGGATGGTCGGCACGGTCACGGTCACGGAGTGA